Proteins from a genomic interval of Bradyrhizobium sp. CCBAU 53340:
- a CDS encoding metallophosphoesterase family protein, producing the protein MVTTPTQNSPRPKLPNGVRIYALADIHGCAHLLEQMFAVIDADMANSRPYRAIEVFLGDYIDRGPDSRHTLDLLIDRSRRRNTVFLKGNHEAYFTSVLDDPSRTADWFQFGGVQTLMSYGISASPDLGKDEQSDLVRELTAAMPRQHIAFLRQLRPTFTCGDFFFVHAGVRPGIPLSEQREQDLLWIRDEFLQSKKRFGKYVVHGHTPVRQAELLENRANIDTGAYATGNLTLLSIQGNSMLAI; encoded by the coding sequence ATGGTCACAACCCCGACTCAAAACTCGCCCCGGCCGAAGCTGCCGAACGGCGTGCGGATTTACGCCCTCGCCGACATCCACGGCTGTGCGCATCTGCTTGAGCAGATGTTCGCCGTCATCGATGCAGATATGGCAAACAGCCGGCCCTATCGTGCGATCGAGGTCTTTCTCGGGGATTACATCGATCGCGGACCGGATTCGCGTCATACCCTCGATCTGCTGATCGACCGCAGCCGCCGCCGCAACACGGTCTTTCTTAAGGGCAATCACGAGGCCTATTTCACCTCGGTGCTGGACGATCCCTCGCGCACGGCCGATTGGTTTCAGTTCGGTGGCGTCCAGACCCTGATGTCCTACGGAATCTCGGCGAGCCCCGATCTCGGCAAGGACGAACAGTCCGATCTCGTGCGCGAGCTCACCGCCGCGATGCCGCGGCAGCACATCGCATTCCTGCGCCAGCTACGGCCGACATTCACCTGTGGTGACTTCTTCTTCGTGCATGCGGGCGTTCGTCCGGGAATCCCGCTATCCGAGCAGCGTGAGCAGGACCTGCTCTGGATCAGAGACGAATTTCTCCAAAGCAAGAAGCGCTTCGGGAAATACGTCGTTCACGGCCATACGCCGGTGCGCCAGGCCGAACTGCTCGAGAACCGCGCCAATATCGATACCGGCGCATATGCCACCGGCAATCTGACGCTGCTCTCGATTCAGGGCAACAGCATGCTCGCGATCTAG
- a CDS encoding acyltransferase — MTYELSKEGVPAPRRGQLLQLNWVRAVAALLVVAYHCEVTMVLPKYFGVSTFPLFKAGHSGVQLFFVLSGFVIYLAHHRDSEADGSMVARFAAKRFRRIYPSLWIVLVPLIILSFLGFATRAPSNADVALSLLILPAKEEVILATEWTLRHEILFYALFACFLWNRRIGSWLLLTWGFIGLPLALFDDKGWLIDFIFNNNHVLFLCGVGIAWLYIRGHSAGGPYFLVAGLVIFAVTFYFAISKRIPPNGELLLFGLGAAGIIHGACSMPLLNRKIAPLEEAGAASYALYLLHYPLISLLVKVAVKLNATIAAPRALYFVVIVAICQMIAILFHRLIEAPLMKAAWMQKLFLASGAKTMASGFHGRSQGIADRNVPASSPD, encoded by the coding sequence ATGACGTACGAGCTTTCGAAAGAGGGTGTCCCGGCGCCGCGGCGAGGACAGCTGCTACAGCTGAACTGGGTCAGGGCCGTCGCAGCGTTGCTCGTCGTTGCCTACCATTGCGAAGTGACCATGGTGCTGCCAAAATATTTCGGCGTCAGCACGTTTCCGCTGTTCAAGGCCGGCCACTCGGGCGTTCAACTTTTCTTCGTTCTGAGCGGCTTCGTTATTTACCTGGCGCATCATCGCGATTCCGAGGCTGACGGCAGCATGGTCGCGCGATTTGCGGCCAAGCGATTCCGTCGCATCTATCCGTCGCTCTGGATCGTCCTCGTTCCCCTGATCATCCTGTCGTTTCTCGGCTTCGCAACAAGAGCGCCGAGCAACGCCGACGTCGCCTTGTCGCTGCTGATCTTGCCGGCAAAGGAAGAGGTGATCCTGGCCACGGAATGGACGCTCCGCCATGAAATTCTCTTCTACGCCCTGTTCGCCTGCTTTCTCTGGAATCGGAGAATCGGGTCCTGGCTTCTGCTGACCTGGGGCTTCATCGGCCTCCCGCTCGCCCTGTTCGACGACAAGGGTTGGCTGATCGACTTCATCTTCAACAACAACCATGTGCTGTTTCTGTGTGGAGTCGGTATCGCGTGGCTCTACATACGCGGACATTCTGCCGGCGGTCCCTATTTTCTGGTCGCCGGGCTGGTCATCTTCGCGGTGACCTTCTATTTCGCCATATCGAAGCGGATTCCTCCAAACGGCGAACTCCTGCTGTTCGGGCTGGGCGCCGCCGGAATTATCCACGGCGCATGCTCCATGCCATTGCTGAATCGGAAAATTGCTCCGCTGGAGGAGGCGGGGGCTGCGTCATACGCCCTCTACCTTCTTCATTATCCGCTGATCTCGCTGCTGGTGAAGGTTGCGGTCAAACTCAACGCAACCATCGCAGCGCCACGCGCTCTGTATTTCGTGGTCATTGTCGCGATCTGCCAGATGATCGCCATCCTCTTCCATCGCCTGATCGAAGCCCCACTGATGAAGGCGGCCTGGATGCAGAAGTTATTCCTCGCGAGCGGGGCCAAAACAATGGCCTCAGGCTTTCACGGAAGATCGCAGGGTATTGCGGACCGCAACGTGCCGGCGTCCTCGCCGGACTAA
- the rfbD gene encoding dTDP-4-dehydrorhamnose reductase, whose translation MKILLTGSAGQVGGALLPLLRERADVVAPLREQFDLSRPDELAGKLESIKPDLIINPAAYTAVDRAEEERELAFRINAESPRAIARWAAPRGVPLVHFSTDYVFDGSGDRPWREDSATAPLSIYGQSKLAGDLVIAEAGALHVIARTSWVYAATGANFLKTIVRLAGEREQLRIVADQIGAPTSANAISQAVVAMLPRSDKELRKIFEARGGVVNLVCAGETSWHGFATAIVSGLQSRGAKFAVKEIVPIRSDEFPVKAKRPSNSRLDLTRLRERFGIAPPSWQQALDRELDVLKATI comes from the coding sequence ATGAAGATCCTACTGACGGGCTCCGCGGGGCAGGTGGGCGGAGCTCTGCTTCCGCTGCTTCGCGAGCGGGCCGATGTCGTGGCGCCGTTGCGGGAACAGTTCGACCTGTCGCGGCCGGATGAGCTTGCTGGCAAGCTGGAGTCGATCAAGCCGGATCTGATCATCAATCCTGCCGCCTACACTGCTGTCGATCGCGCGGAAGAGGAGCGAGAGCTCGCGTTTCGCATCAACGCGGAATCTCCCAGGGCCATCGCCCGATGGGCCGCTCCCCGCGGCGTGCCGCTGGTGCATTTCTCGACTGACTATGTTTTCGACGGCTCCGGCGATCGTCCCTGGCGCGAGGATAGTGCGACGGCGCCGCTATCGATTTATGGTCAAAGCAAGCTCGCCGGCGATCTGGTCATTGCCGAGGCCGGTGCCCTGCATGTGATCGCGCGCACGTCCTGGGTGTACGCTGCAACCGGCGCAAATTTTCTCAAGACAATCGTGCGGCTTGCCGGAGAACGCGAGCAATTGCGCATCGTCGCCGATCAGATCGGTGCGCCGACGAGTGCCAATGCGATTTCACAAGCGGTGGTTGCAATGCTGCCGCGGAGTGACAAAGAGCTTCGCAAGATCTTCGAGGCGCGAGGCGGCGTCGTCAATCTGGTCTGTGCGGGCGAGACCAGCTGGCATGGCTTTGCGACTGCAATCGTTTCTGGGCTGCAATCGAGGGGCGCTAAATTCGCGGTGAAGGAAATTGTTCCGATCCGCTCGGACGAATTTCCCGTGAAGGCGAAGCGGCCGTCCAATTCTCGCCTTGATCTCACGCGGCTGCGCGAGCGGTTCGGCATTGCGCCGCCCAGCTGGCAGCAAGCACTCGATCGGGAGCTGGATGTTCTGAAGGCCACGATCTGA
- a CDS encoding glycosyltransferase family 1 protein, which produces MPDVFINGRFLSQPVSGVQRFAAEIVEAIDQLIDRQQLPERLRGANWTLLVPPNAEDRLSLKHVRVAKIGKRTGHAWDQIDLAMAARSGILVSLANSGPVLHRRHHIVLHDAQVFRHPEFFSRSYGWFHRCLGWLYARTARIITVSYFSRRELSDVLNIPVDDISVCSNSAEHLARIPPDDAVLRRLNLVPGRYFLAVGSNKRNKNIELVARAIKSLPRDYPLVIVGGVNERVFGRNDATADDRVIPTGHISDASITALYSHATALIFPSLYEGFGVPPLEAMVFGCPVIVSDIAVLREVCGDAAEYCSSTDPEHLARLMRERIEKGALSEAELARQLAQRSRYTWISSAQALVDSL; this is translated from the coding sequence ATGCCTGATGTTTTCATAAACGGTCGCTTTCTCTCGCAGCCCGTCAGCGGCGTTCAGCGATTTGCCGCGGAGATCGTCGAGGCGATCGATCAGTTGATTGATCGGCAGCAGCTGCCCGAACGTCTCCGCGGCGCGAACTGGACTCTCCTTGTGCCTCCGAATGCCGAGGATCGTCTTTCGCTGAAGCACGTCCGCGTCGCCAAGATCGGAAAACGGACGGGGCACGCCTGGGACCAGATCGATCTCGCCATGGCCGCGCGGAGCGGCATTCTCGTCAGCCTCGCCAATTCCGGGCCCGTGCTCCATCGTCGGCATCATATCGTGCTTCATGACGCGCAGGTGTTTCGGCATCCCGAGTTCTTCAGTCGCAGCTATGGATGGTTTCACCGTTGTCTCGGCTGGCTCTATGCCAGGACCGCACGCATCATAACGGTGTCGTATTTTTCCCGGCGAGAGCTCTCCGACGTCCTGAACATTCCGGTCGACGATATCTCGGTTTGTTCAAACAGCGCCGAGCATCTGGCCAGGATTCCGCCCGATGATGCGGTATTGCGCAGGCTCAACCTGGTGCCGGGACGATATTTTCTGGCTGTCGGCTCCAACAAGCGAAACAAGAATATCGAGCTTGTAGCCCGTGCGATAAAATCTCTTCCCAGAGATTACCCATTGGTGATCGTGGGCGGCGTCAATGAGCGGGTCTTTGGCCGCAACGATGCAACGGCCGACGATCGGGTGATCCCGACGGGGCACATCTCGGATGCGTCCATCACGGCCCTGTATAGCCATGCGACGGCGCTGATCTTTCCAAGCCTGTATGAGGGGTTTGGCGTGCCTCCGCTGGAAGCCATGGTGTTCGGATGTCCCGTCATCGTGTCGGACATTGCGGTGCTGCGCGAAGTTTGCGGGGATGCAGCCGAATATTGCAGTTCGACCGATCCCGAACATCTGGCTCGTTTGATGCGGGAGCGGATCGAAAAGGGAGCGCTGTCTGAAGCCGAGCTCGCCCGCCAGTTGGCGCAGAGGTCGCGGTATACGTGGATCTCGTCGGCTCAGGCGTTGGTCGATTCCCTATAG
- a CDS encoding undecaprenyl-phosphate glucose phosphotransferase — protein sequence MAVATYGSENYYPVVSNRRGALQRPLQIALIACDFLTLLLSYFVANGLYRLLVAEQDSSVGAGLVVAAVFVMISYLQGIYDHHRLLNTLWQLRKTLAIWVISLTILAVEAFLLKSSADLSRGTTLLFAATGGIALGGLRVLWRIALNSSYAKGRLVDRKVVLLSLKPLDFTSSRFKDLRKHGFNVVRHFMLEPSEDGEGWDREIRDVVRQARTADAEEYLLVIDWDEMPLLQKLSQHLRVVPQPIRLLPDFPIADLVSRPFQPVSGTVAIEIQRAPLTVFERAQKRCLDIGLASLALLLLAPLLVTAAIMIKLDSVGNVIFKQSRRGFNGKPFEIWKFRSMTVAENGHTVTQATKSDARVTRVGRVLRRTSIDELPQLWNVLRGEMSLVGPRPHALAHDNYYDPMISNYVYRHHMKPGLTGWAQVNGFRGETPTIDLMEKRVEYDVWYVSNWSIWLDIKIIFKTALALVHQEAY from the coding sequence ATGGCTGTAGCGACTTATGGTTCGGAAAATTATTATCCGGTTGTATCGAACCGCCGGGGCGCTCTCCAGAGACCTCTCCAAATCGCTCTGATCGCGTGCGACTTCCTCACACTTCTGCTCAGCTACTTTGTGGCGAACGGCTTGTATCGCCTGCTGGTGGCCGAGCAGGATTCATCCGTCGGCGCTGGTCTGGTCGTGGCCGCGGTGTTCGTGATGATCTCGTATCTCCAGGGTATCTATGATCATCACCGTCTCCTGAATACGCTTTGGCAGCTCCGCAAGACGCTCGCGATCTGGGTTATCTCGCTGACCATTCTCGCGGTCGAGGCGTTCCTGCTGAAATCCTCCGCGGATCTGTCGCGGGGCACCACGCTGCTGTTTGCGGCGACCGGCGGAATTGCCCTGGGAGGGCTCCGCGTGCTGTGGCGGATCGCCCTGAACTCGAGCTATGCGAAGGGCCGCCTGGTCGACAGGAAAGTCGTGCTCCTCAGTCTCAAGCCGCTCGACTTTACGTCGAGCCGCTTCAAGGATCTCCGCAAGCACGGCTTCAACGTCGTGCGGCATTTCATGCTTGAGCCCTCTGAAGATGGCGAGGGATGGGACCGTGAGATTCGCGATGTGGTGCGGCAGGCGCGGACCGCGGACGCGGAAGAGTATCTCTTGGTCATCGACTGGGATGAAATGCCGCTGCTGCAGAAGTTGAGCCAGCACTTGCGCGTGGTTCCGCAGCCGATCCGGCTCCTGCCCGATTTTCCGATCGCCGATCTGGTGTCGCGCCCGTTCCAGCCTGTCAGCGGTACTGTCGCAATCGAAATTCAGCGTGCGCCGCTCACCGTGTTCGAGCGCGCGCAGAAGCGCTGCCTCGACATCGGCCTCGCCTCGCTCGCCCTGCTGCTGCTGGCGCCGCTGCTGGTGACGGCCGCGATCATGATCAAGCTCGACTCGGTCGGGAACGTCATCTTCAAGCAGTCTCGACGCGGATTCAACGGCAAGCCATTCGAGATCTGGAAGTTCCGCTCGATGACGGTGGCAGAGAACGGCCACACCGTCACGCAGGCGACGAAGAGCGACGCCCGCGTCACGCGCGTCGGACGCGTGTTGCGCCGGACCAGCATCGACGAGCTGCCGCAACTCTGGAACGTTCTGCGCGGTGAGATGTCCCTGGTCGGACCGCGGCCGCATGCGCTGGCGCACGACAATTACTACGATCCGATGATCAGCAACTACGTCTACCGCCACCATATGAAGCCGGGTCTGACGGGCTGGGCTCAGGTGAATGGCTTCCGCGGCGAAACGCCGACCATTGATCTGATGGAGAAGCGCGTCGAGTACGATGTCTGGTACGTCAGCAACTGGAGCATCTGGCTCGACATCAAGATCATCTTCAAGACGGCCTTGGCGCTGGTCCATCAGGAAGCGTACTGA
- the rfbB gene encoding dTDP-glucose 4,6-dehydratase — protein MRFDGSTIFVTGGAGFIGSAVVRHLLRDTRARVVNIDKLTYAANLESIPGAEANPRYAFERQCICEAASLRKLFEKYQPAAVMNLAAESHVDRSIDGPGEFIQTNIVGTFTLLQEALRYWRTLTPDRRAQFRFLHISTDEVFGSLGKDGYFTETTSYSPNSPYSASKASSDHLVRAWRETYDLPTMVTNCSNNYGPYHFPEKLIPHIIIKGLAGEQLPVYGDGQNIRDWLYVEDHAKALTLVLERGAIGETYNVGGRNERTNLHVVEGICDLLDEMSPRAAGSSRRGLISFVADRPGHDRRYAIDASKLERELGWRADENFESGLTKTVRWFFDNRQWWEAILNRGYQQKRIGLG, from the coding sequence ATGCGTTTCGACGGCTCCACGATTTTCGTCACGGGCGGTGCGGGTTTCATCGGCTCCGCAGTCGTCCGTCATCTGCTTCGCGACACGCGTGCGCGCGTCGTCAACATCGACAAGCTGACTTATGCGGCGAACCTCGAGTCGATCCCTGGCGCCGAAGCAAATCCGCGTTATGCGTTCGAGAGGCAATGCATTTGCGAAGCTGCGTCGCTGCGCAAGCTGTTCGAAAAGTATCAACCCGCCGCAGTGATGAACCTTGCGGCCGAGAGCCATGTCGATCGTTCGATCGACGGTCCCGGCGAATTCATCCAGACCAACATCGTCGGCACCTTCACGCTGCTGCAGGAAGCGCTGCGATACTGGCGGACTCTGACGCCCGACCGCCGTGCACAGTTTCGCTTCCTTCACATCTCCACCGACGAGGTGTTCGGCTCGCTCGGCAAGGACGGCTATTTCACCGAGACCACGTCCTATTCGCCCAATTCGCCCTACTCGGCGAGCAAGGCGTCGTCCGACCATCTGGTCCGCGCCTGGCGCGAGACCTATGACCTTCCGACGATGGTGACGAACTGCTCGAACAATTACGGGCCCTATCACTTTCCCGAGAAGCTCATTCCTCACATCATCATCAAGGGGCTCGCTGGGGAGCAACTGCCGGTTTACGGCGATGGACAGAACATCCGCGACTGGCTTTACGTCGAGGACCACGCCAAGGCGCTCACCCTCGTGCTCGAGCGCGGTGCGATCGGCGAGACGTACAATGTCGGCGGCCGAAACGAGCGAACCAACCTGCATGTCGTGGAAGGCATTTGCGACCTGCTCGACGAGATGTCACCGCGCGCGGCGGGCTCCTCCCGGCGTGGCCTCATTTCCTTCGTCGCCGACCGCCCCGGCCACGATCGCCGCTACGCCATCGATGCTTCAAAGCTCGAGCGTGAGCTCGGATGGCGAGCCGACGAGAATTTCGAAAGCGGTCTGACCAAAACGGTTCGCTGGTTCTTCGACAACAGGCAATGGTGGGAAGCCATTCTCAATCGCGGCTATCAGCAGAAGCGGATCGGCCTCGGCTAG
- a CDS encoding glycosyltransferase family 2 protein, with protein MLEHRVVDRDGVLVVDNCSGDNSLKEIREALPDIQTIAADRNGGFGAGVNLGVAKTTADYLLILNPDTYFEFNSVASVVDFMERSPDTALVGMDLVNPDGSRQYSARRFYSVFDVLARRVDWIGAMVPQRAKSHLMMDAWETGKPFDAEWVMGTGFVVRRSAFEEIRGMDESYFLYMEDVDLCARLWRAGYKIKGMPGAKLVHDHQRSSAAGPLTFAGRTHIHSLFLFRSRFTVPLFRPPGVGRIIGRKAGH; from the coding sequence ATGCTGGAGCATCGCGTGGTGGACCGGGATGGTGTGCTGGTCGTCGACAATTGTTCCGGCGACAATTCGCTCAAGGAGATTCGCGAGGCTCTGCCCGACATCCAGACCATCGCTGCCGACCGCAATGGCGGGTTTGGCGCCGGTGTAAATCTGGGCGTGGCGAAGACGACTGCCGACTATCTTCTTATCCTCAATCCGGACACTTATTTCGAATTCAACAGCGTCGCGTCCGTCGTCGACTTCATGGAGCGGAGCCCTGACACCGCTCTGGTCGGGATGGATTTGGTCAATCCCGACGGCAGCCGTCAGTATTCGGCTCGCCGCTTTTACTCGGTGTTCGACGTCCTCGCCCGGCGTGTGGATTGGATCGGAGCGATGGTGCCTCAGCGTGCCAAGAGCCACCTGATGATGGACGCCTGGGAGACCGGCAAGCCGTTTGACGCTGAATGGGTGATGGGGACCGGCTTTGTCGTCAGGCGCTCCGCATTCGAGGAAATACGGGGAATGGACGAGAGCTATTTCCTGTACATGGAGGATGTTGATCTCTGCGCCCGCCTCTGGCGGGCGGGATACAAGATCAAAGGCATGCCCGGGGCCAAGCTGGTCCATGACCATCAACGATCAAGCGCTGCCGGCCCCCTCACATTTGCCGGCAGGACCCACATTCACAGCCTGTTCCTGTTCCGGTCCCGGTTTACGGTCCCGCTCTTCCGGCCACCGGGCGTCGGCAGAATCATCGGGCGCAAGGCTGGGCACTAG
- a CDS encoding glycosyltransferase family 4 protein: MRILIVSAFFPPFVQGGAELSARNLATWLHTNGHEVAVLTTSPTPADEVRGKIVDGLKVWRIHMPRPYQVFEAAQKSGLQKSIWHLQDHFDPRNDRIMRQVLDEFAPDLVNIHVLQGIGWNTLRMIGGRNIPVVFTLHDLSLACVRMAMFKSGRECEQLCAPCAFSSRAKLAFLRSVPRLGFISPSLAILRRLSAFQPIQAWPQAHILNPNKPPSPTVETTASKVVRFLYVGRLHESKGVYVLLQALEPLAARHEFNLTLVGTGPSEDDLKRRFGHHRWIEFAGHVSVQEVANRMAQSDLLFVPSIWFENSPGVIIEALGQGLPVMGSNAGGIPELVMHDKNGILVEAGDVRAWGAAIEGILDHPERLEAYKDSAGAAMQEFNQDTLGRRVVAFYESVRMQPA, encoded by the coding sequence ATGCGAATTCTCATCGTTTCAGCCTTCTTTCCGCCCTTTGTCCAAGGTGGAGCTGAACTTTCCGCGCGCAATCTGGCGACATGGCTTCATACGAACGGTCATGAGGTCGCCGTTCTGACCACGTCGCCGACTCCCGCGGACGAGGTGAGGGGGAAGATTGTTGACGGTCTCAAAGTCTGGCGCATCCACATGCCTCGGCCGTATCAGGTGTTTGAAGCTGCCCAAAAGTCCGGTCTACAGAAATCAATCTGGCATCTTCAAGACCATTTTGATCCTCGCAACGATCGGATCATGCGTCAGGTCCTCGACGAATTTGCGCCCGACCTGGTCAACATCCACGTTCTGCAGGGTATCGGCTGGAATACCCTCCGCATGATCGGTGGCAGGAACATACCCGTCGTCTTCACGCTTCACGACCTCAGCCTTGCTTGTGTGAGGATGGCGATGTTCAAATCCGGTCGCGAATGCGAGCAGCTATGCGCACCCTGCGCGTTTTCGTCGAGAGCCAAGCTCGCTTTTCTACGCTCGGTGCCACGGCTGGGATTCATCTCGCCTTCGCTCGCGATTCTCCGACGGCTGTCGGCGTTTCAACCGATCCAGGCCTGGCCCCAGGCCCACATCCTGAATCCCAACAAACCGCCGAGTCCGACTGTCGAGACCACTGCATCGAAGGTCGTCCGCTTCCTGTATGTCGGCCGTCTGCATGAATCGAAAGGGGTCTACGTCCTGCTCCAGGCCCTCGAGCCATTGGCGGCGCGCCACGAGTTCAACCTGACCCTGGTGGGCACTGGCCCCAGCGAAGACGATCTCAAGCGGCGCTTTGGCCATCATCGCTGGATCGAGTTCGCCGGACACGTCTCGGTGCAGGAAGTCGCCAATCGCATGGCTCAAAGCGACCTTCTTTTCGTGCCCTCGATATGGTTCGAAAACTCTCCCGGGGTGATCATCGAAGCGCTCGGGCAGGGCCTTCCCGTCATGGGAAGCAATGCCGGTGGAATTCCGGAGCTCGTGATGCACGACAAAAATGGTATCCTTGTGGAGGCAGGCGATGTAAGAGCCTGGGGTGCGGCGATCGAAGGCATTCTCGATCATCCGGAGCGCCTCGAGGCGTACAAGGACAGCGCCGGCGCGGCAATGCAAGAGTTCAATCAGGACACTTTGGGGCGGCGGGTCGTTGCCTTCTACGAGAGCGTGAGGATGCAGCCGGCATGA
- a CDS encoding bifunctional 2-polyprenyl-6-hydroxyphenol methylase/3-demethylubiquinol 3-O-methyltransferase UbiG, whose protein sequence is MNSSMEQPAPDATSRYRQDDYAVDNPNWHEEDAPWKAAHIRTIIDRNGLQWRTLADIGCGTGAILEILSRQYPQSRLQGFEVSPYAHELSLKRASDNLSFSMEDAFQSGKQFDLTMAIDVIEHVENPFEFLRSMGKMSRWQVIHVPLDMSALAVGRGWVLPEARRTLGHIHYFSRDSALSLIAESGLETIDFFYTAWAIDQSYKTWKKRLAAWPRRLAFLAAPDATVRLVGGWSLMVLSRSKLP, encoded by the coding sequence ATGAATTCTTCGATGGAACAGCCGGCGCCCGACGCAACGAGCCGATACAGGCAGGACGACTACGCCGTCGACAATCCGAATTGGCATGAAGAAGATGCGCCATGGAAGGCCGCGCATATCCGGACGATCATCGATCGCAACGGTCTCCAGTGGAGGACGCTGGCCGACATCGGCTGTGGGACAGGTGCAATCCTCGAGATCCTGTCCAGGCAATATCCGCAATCGAGATTGCAGGGATTTGAAGTCTCGCCTTATGCGCACGAATTGTCCCTCAAGCGAGCGTCGGACAATTTGAGCTTCAGCATGGAGGATGCTTTTCAGAGTGGGAAGCAATTCGACCTGACGATGGCGATCGACGTGATCGAGCACGTCGAGAATCCCTTCGAATTCCTCCGGTCGATGGGCAAGATGTCTCGCTGGCAAGTCATTCATGTTCCGCTCGACATGAGTGCCCTCGCGGTCGGCCGCGGTTGGGTGCTGCCCGAAGCCCGTCGTACACTGGGTCATATTCACTATTTCTCGCGGGACAGCGCGCTGTCTCTGATTGCGGAGTCGGGCCTGGAGACGATCGACTTCTTCTACACGGCATGGGCGATCGATCAGTCCTACAAGACCTGGAAGAAGCGGCTCGCCGCATGGCCGCGGCGCCTGGCGTTTCTCGCTGCCCCTGACGCTACGGTCCGGCTTGTCGGCGGATGGTCTCTCATGGTTCTGAGCCGTTCGAAGCTGCCGTAG
- the rfbC gene encoding dTDP-4-dehydrorhamnose 3,5-epimerase, with protein sequence MNVIKTDLPEVLIIEPKLFGDQRGFFLETYQFERYAQSGVAQPFVQDNLSRSRYGVLRGLHLQNPGAQGKLVTVLRGRVLDVAVDVRVGSPNFGRHVAVELNEDNRRQLWVPRGFAHGFAVLSETVDFFYKCDALYSPKDEISVRWNDPAIGVDWGVADPSLSAKDADAPLLADVKNLPRYREI encoded by the coding sequence ATGAACGTTATCAAGACAGATCTGCCTGAGGTTTTGATCATCGAGCCGAAGCTATTTGGTGATCAACGCGGCTTTTTCTTGGAGACCTATCAGTTCGAGCGCTACGCGCAGAGCGGGGTTGCACAGCCGTTCGTTCAGGACAATCTGTCACGCTCGCGTTATGGAGTGCTGCGTGGGCTGCACCTACAGAATCCGGGCGCGCAGGGCAAGCTTGTCACGGTGCTCCGCGGTCGGGTCCTTGATGTTGCAGTCGATGTCCGCGTCGGCAGCCCAAATTTTGGGCGCCACGTTGCTGTCGAATTGAATGAGGATAATCGCCGACAATTGTGGGTTCCTCGTGGCTTCGCGCATGGATTTGCCGTTCTCTCCGAGACGGTTGATTTCTTCTACAAATGCGACGCGCTCTACAGCCCGAAAGACGAGATCTCGGTGCGCTGGAACGATCCGGCGATCGGCGTCGATTGGGGTGTTGCAGATCCGTCGCTTTCTGCCAAGGATGCCGACGCGCCCTTGCTCGCGGATGTGAAGAATCTCCCGCGTTACAGAGAGATCTGA
- the rfbA gene encoding glucose-1-phosphate thymidylyltransferase RfbA has protein sequence MKGIILAGGTGSRLYPVTTVVSKQLLPVFDKPMIYYPLSTLMLAGIRDILVISTPQDKPLFQRLLGDGSEIGVDFSYATQETPRGLADAFIVGREFVGSDSVALVLGDNIFYGHGLPEMLAKAAARESGATIFGYVVNSPEQYGVVEFDNAGRARSIEEKPKQPKSNVAVTGLYFYDNSVVDIAASIKPSARGEIEITDVNNAYLARGDLFVEVLGRGFAWLDTGTHASLVEASHFVQILEQRQGLRIACPEEIALRRGYISLDAFTKVAEKTAKSSYGQYLQSVARSFAAQD, from the coding sequence ATGAAGGGAATTATACTCGCTGGCGGAACTGGCTCGCGCCTTTATCCCGTCACGACTGTGGTGTCGAAGCAGCTGCTGCCGGTTTTTGACAAACCGATGATCTACTATCCGCTGTCGACATTGATGCTCGCTGGGATTCGCGACATTCTCGTCATCTCGACACCGCAGGACAAGCCGCTGTTCCAGCGCTTGCTCGGCGACGGGTCGGAGATCGGCGTCGACTTCTCATACGCCACTCAGGAAACCCCGCGCGGTCTTGCCGACGCATTCATCGTCGGCCGCGAATTCGTCGGATCAGATTCTGTCGCTCTGGTTCTCGGCGACAACATCTTCTACGGCCACGGGCTTCCGGAAATGCTGGCCAAGGCCGCGGCACGCGAGAGCGGCGCCACGATCTTCGGCTACGTCGTCAACTCACCCGAACAATACGGCGTGGTCGAATTCGACAATGCCGGCCGCGCGCGCTCGATCGAAGAGAAACCCAAGCAGCCGAAGTCGAATGTGGCCGTGACCGGCCTCTACTTCTACGACAACAGCGTCGTCGACATCGCCGCAAGCATCAAGCCGTCGGCGCGGGGCGAAATCGAGATCACCGACGTGAACAACGCCTACCTCGCCCGGGGCGATCTGTTCGTCGAAGTGCTCGGACGCGGGTTTGCCTGGCTCGACACCGGCACGCACGCGTCGCTGGTCGAGGCCAGTCATTTCGTTCAGATCCTGGAGCAGCGCCAGGGCTTGCGCATTGCCTGCCCCGAGGAAATCGCCTTGCGGCGCGGTTACATCTCGCTCGACGCCTTCACCAAGGTGGCCGAGAAGACCGCAAAGAGCAGCTATGGCCAATATCTGCAATCGGTGGCCCGTTCCTTCGCCGCTCAAGACTGA